A genomic window from Streptococcus sanguinis includes:
- the efeB gene encoding deferrochelatase/peroxidase EfeB, whose translation MTNDEKWFNKKMDRREFLKKAGIGGAGLALGVSGASAFFANQAKEDKKFADGEEEISFYGEHQAGITTPMQKNIYFVILDLHTTDRETIIQLFKDWTAYSEKLVDGELVKKDNSNALLPPTDTGETVGLNPYRLTLTFGVSADFLKKMGLSDKRPKAFRDLPPFPKEQLKEKYTGGDIVIQACADDEQVAFHAVRNLVRKGRNAITMKWSQSGFAAIGDRMSTPRNLFGFKDGTANVTKEKDFDKVIWCDSKDWMQGGSYMAVRRIQMFLETWDRTNLQEQENTFGRYKESGAPFGKKDEFDEVDLDLLPEDSHVRLAKEVDKPIYRRSYSYSDGIDESTGQFDTGLLFLSFQKDPDSFVKVQTNLGAQDKMNEYVTHVGSGLFACFGGVKKGEYLGQKLFE comes from the coding sequence ATGACAAACGACGAAAAATGGTTTAATAAAAAGATGGATCGTCGTGAATTTCTTAAAAAAGCAGGGATTGGAGGCGCTGGTCTTGCACTGGGTGTCTCTGGTGCATCTGCTTTTTTCGCTAATCAGGCGAAGGAAGATAAGAAATTCGCTGACGGTGAGGAAGAAATCAGCTTCTATGGAGAGCATCAGGCGGGTATTACAACTCCCATGCAGAAAAATATCTACTTTGTTATTCTGGATTTGCATACGACAGATAGGGAGACCATTATCCAGCTCTTCAAGGACTGGACAGCCTATAGCGAGAAGCTAGTCGATGGAGAATTAGTCAAAAAAGATAATTCAAATGCTCTTTTGCCGCCAACAGATACTGGAGAAACTGTCGGTCTCAACCCTTATCGACTGACCTTGACCTTTGGTGTCTCAGCCGATTTTCTGAAAAAAATGGGCTTGTCAGACAAACGACCTAAGGCTTTTCGGGATTTGCCGCCTTTTCCAAAGGAGCAACTCAAAGAAAAATATACGGGTGGCGATATTGTCATCCAAGCCTGCGCAGATGATGAGCAGGTAGCCTTTCATGCGGTCCGCAATCTGGTCCGCAAGGGCAGAAATGCCATCACCATGAAGTGGAGTCAGTCAGGCTTTGCAGCTATCGGAGACCGGATGTCAACGCCTCGTAATCTCTTTGGATTTAAGGACGGCACGGCCAATGTGACCAAGGAAAAAGACTTCGATAAGGTCATTTGGTGCGACAGCAAGGACTGGATGCAGGGTGGCTCTTACATGGCTGTCCGCCGAATCCAGATGTTCCTTGAGACCTGGGATCGGACCAATCTGCAGGAGCAAGAAAATACTTTTGGCCGCTACAAGGAAAGCGGAGCGCCTTTTGGCAAGAAAGACGAGTTTGACGAGGTTGACTTAGACTTGCTGCCAGAGGATTCACATGTCCGTCTGGCCAAGGAGGTTGATAAGCCTATATACCGCCGGTCTTACTCGTACTCGGATGGGATTGATGAAAGTACTGGTCAGTTTGACACTGGCTTGCTCTTTCTATCTTTCCAAAAAGATCCAGACAGCTTTGTCAAAGTTCAGACCAATCTAGGCGCTCAAGATAAGATGAATGAGTACGTCACACATGTCGGCAGTGGCTTGTTTGCTTGCTTTGGTGGAGTGAAAAAAGGAGAGTACCTTGGTCAAAAATTATTTGAATAA
- a CDS encoding ClC family H(+)/Cl(-) exchange transporter produces the protein MAKEVSSREDDIKREFNFATHSIISQVLRGVLVGMFAGLVVGIFRFLIEKIFHLVQDVYHRSQQSLLWLLALVLLYCFIVLLNARLVKSEKNIKGSGIPQVEAELKGLMSLSWWSVLWKKFVLGILAISSGLMLGREGPSIQLGGMSGKGISKFLNLSAAEERALIASGAAAGLAAAFNAPIAGLLFVVEEVYRHFSRFFWVSTLAASLVANFVSLSMFGLTPVLDMPDNIPVMRLEQYWIYLVMGLLLGLSGFIYEKVILNIQLVYQFLGRIFGMSEAYYPILAFALILPIGYFLPHLLGGGNQLILSLTAGHYTVGTLLLFFALRFVWSMLSYGSGLPGGIFLPILALGSLLGGAMGAVCLQLGLISQEQFPIFIILGMSGYFGAISKAPLTAMILVTEMVGDISNLMPLGLVTLTAYIIMDLLKGAPVYEAMLEKMLPDSIEDKGDTTLIEIPVSEKIAGRQVHELNLPDGVLITMNIHKGKTQTVNGSTRLYLGDTIYLVLKKTEIGKVKEALL, from the coding sequence ATGGCAAAAGAGGTTAGCTCACGTGAGGACGACATCAAGAGAGAATTTAATTTCGCAACTCATTCGATTATTTCCCAGGTTTTGCGAGGTGTTTTAGTTGGGATGTTTGCTGGACTAGTAGTAGGCATTTTTCGCTTTTTGATTGAAAAAATCTTTCATTTAGTGCAGGATGTCTACCATAGGAGTCAGCAATCTTTGCTTTGGTTACTGGCCTTGGTATTGCTTTATTGTTTCATTGTCTTGCTCAATGCCCGCTTGGTAAAGTCGGAGAAAAATATCAAGGGGTCGGGGATTCCGCAGGTCGAAGCAGAGCTGAAAGGCCTGATGTCGCTTTCTTGGTGGAGTGTTCTCTGGAAGAAGTTTGTATTGGGGATTTTAGCCATTTCCAGCGGTCTGATGTTGGGTCGAGAAGGGCCAAGTATTCAGCTGGGTGGTATGAGTGGCAAAGGCATCTCTAAATTTCTGAATTTAAGTGCTGCTGAGGAGAGGGCGCTCATTGCTAGCGGTGCGGCAGCAGGCTTAGCAGCAGCTTTTAATGCACCAATCGCAGGTCTGCTATTCGTAGTAGAAGAAGTTTACCGTCATTTTTCACGTTTTTTCTGGGTTTCTACGCTGGCGGCTAGTTTAGTCGCTAACTTTGTCTCGCTCTCCATGTTTGGACTGACGCCAGTGCTGGATATGCCGGATAATATCCCAGTCATGAGGCTGGAGCAGTATTGGATCTACCTAGTCATGGGCTTGCTGCTGGGCTTGTCAGGCTTTATTTATGAGAAAGTTATTTTGAATATTCAGCTGGTTTATCAGTTTTTGGGCCGAATATTTGGGATGTCAGAAGCCTACTATCCTATTCTGGCCTTTGCCTTGATTCTTCCGATTGGTTATTTCTTACCACACTTGTTGGGCGGGGGCAATCAGTTGATTTTATCTTTGACTGCTGGTCATTACACTGTAGGAACCTTGCTCTTGTTTTTTGCTCTGCGTTTTGTCTGGAGTATGTTAAGTTACGGGAGTGGATTGCCGGGGGGGATTTTCCTGCCTATTCTAGCTCTGGGGTCATTGCTTGGCGGAGCAATGGGTGCAGTCTGTCTGCAGCTGGGTTTGATTTCTCAGGAGCAATTTCCAATTTTCATTATCCTAGGCATGAGTGGTTATTTTGGCGCCATTTCCAAGGCTCCGCTAACAGCCATGATTCTGGTCACAGAGATGGTTGGAGACATTAGTAATCTCATGCCGCTGGGACTGGTCACTCTGACAGCTTACATCATCATGGATTTGCTAAAAGGAGCGCCCGTCTATGAGGCCATGCTGGAAAAAATGTTGCCAGACAGTATCGAAGACAAGGGAGATACGACTTTAATTGAAATCCCTGTTTCTGAAAAGATTGCAGGTCGGCAAGTGCATGAGCTAAACTTACCAGATGGAGTTTTGATTACTATGAATATCCACAAGGGCAAGACTCAGACAGTCAATGGCAGCACGCGCCTCTATCTGGGAGATACGATTTATTTGGTCCTGAAAAAGACGGAGATTGGGAAAGTCAAAGAAGCACTGCTTTAG
- a CDS encoding FAD:protein FMN transferase, translating to MDFASRSLHLMGSTICISLYHERAEILLDEAVQLLHLYKNRFSANDEDSELMTINHLAGFKSVSVHPELFELIELGKYHSLAEGSHLNITIGPLVQTWRIGFSDAHLPSTEEIQQALSLTDPNLLELNPEDHSVFLAKKGMKLDLGALAKGYIADKIKDYFLSQGVTSALINLGGNVLTIGKNAVSQRAWRIGIQNPKQPRGKHSAILAVTNQSVVTSGIYERTLTVDGQNYHHILNRKTGYPIENQLASLTIVSDKSVDGEIWTTRLFGESPTSILSQIEHQTGIEALIITQDSQLFCSSGLLEQIIPAS from the coding sequence GTGGACTTCGCTTCTCGCTCGCTTCATTTGATGGGAAGTACAATTTGTATCTCTCTCTATCATGAGCGGGCGGAAATACTCTTAGATGAGGCGGTCCAACTGCTTCATCTCTATAAAAATCGCTTCAGTGCCAATGATGAAGACTCTGAACTCATGACTATCAACCATTTGGCAGGATTTAAAAGTGTCTCAGTTCATCCAGAGCTTTTTGAGCTGATTGAGCTGGGAAAATATCACAGCCTAGCAGAAGGCAGCCACTTAAATATCACGATTGGCCCTCTAGTCCAGACCTGGCGGATAGGATTTTCAGACGCTCATCTCCCAAGTACGGAGGAGATTCAGCAAGCTCTGAGCTTAACCGACCCAAATTTGCTTGAGCTGAACCCAGAAGACCATAGTGTCTTTTTGGCTAAGAAAGGCATGAAGCTGGATTTAGGCGCCTTGGCTAAAGGATATATCGCTGATAAAATTAAGGACTATTTTCTGAGTCAGGGAGTGACTTCTGCTCTTATCAATCTCGGTGGCAATGTTCTGACGATTGGGAAAAATGCAGTCAGCCAGCGCGCCTGGCGAATTGGCATCCAAAATCCCAAGCAGCCTCGCGGCAAGCACTCAGCTATCTTAGCTGTCACCAATCAGTCAGTGGTCACATCAGGAATCTACGAGCGAACCCTTACAGTGGATGGGCAAAACTACCATCACATTCTGAATCGCAAAACAGGTTATCCTATCGAAAATCAATTGGCTAGTCTGACCATTGTTTCAGACAAGTCGGTAGATGGTGAAATCTGGACGACTCGCCTATTTGGTGAAAGTCCGACATCAATTCTGTCTCAGATTGAACATCAAACAGGGATTGAAGCATTGATTATCACCCAGGATAGTCAGCTCTTCTGTAGCTCAGGCCTTTTAGAGCAGATAATTCCTGCTTCTTAA
- a CDS encoding NAD(P)H-dependent oxidoreductase — MLKLIAIVGTNSNRSTNRQLLQYMSKHFADKAEIELVEIKDIPMFNKPADRNVPELVSEIAEKIDAADGVLIGTPEYDHSIPAVLMNALAWLSYGIYPLLNKPVMITGASYGTLGSSRAQLQLRQILNAPEIKATVLPDEFLLSHSLQAFDQSGDLVDLDVVKKLDAIFDDFRIFVKITEKLRNAQELLRKDAEEFNWEKL; from the coding sequence ATGTTAAAACTTATTGCAATTGTTGGAACAAATTCTAACCGTTCTACAAACCGGCAACTTCTTCAATATATGTCTAAGCACTTCGCTGACAAGGCTGAAATCGAGCTGGTTGAGATTAAAGATATCCCTATGTTTAATAAACCTGCTGATAGAAACGTACCTGAATTGGTATCAGAAATTGCCGAAAAAATCGATGCTGCGGATGGCGTACTTATTGGCACACCTGAATACGACCATTCTATCCCAGCTGTGCTCATGAATGCTCTGGCTTGGCTTTCTTACGGAATTTATCCACTGCTGAACAAACCTGTCATGATCACTGGTGCTTCTTATGGTACACTTGGCTCCTCTCGTGCCCAATTGCAGCTCCGTCAAATTTTGAACGCTCCAGAAATCAAGGCAACTGTTCTTCCAGATGAGTTCTTGCTTTCACATTCTCTTCAAGCTTTTGACCAAAGCGGAGACTTGGTAGATCTTGATGTTGTCAAAAAATTGGATGCTATCTTTGATGACTTCCGTATCTTTGTCAAAATCACCGAAAAATTGCGCAACGCACAAGAATTGCTTCGCAAAGATGCTGAAGAATTTAACTGGGAAAAATTGTAA
- a CDS encoding NADPH-dependent FMN reductase yields the protein MKFVGIVGSNYEQSYNRKLLEFIRRQFKIKFELEVLEIDEVPMFNQDEKWDESFQLRYLYNKITRADGVIIATPEHNHTISAPLKSVLEWLSYEVHPFESKPVMIVGASYYDQGTSRAQVHLRKILDAPGVNAYTLPGNEFLLGKAKEAFDNDGNITNEGTVNFLETCLDNFIKYVEVVSKLKKPKPIEPEDLDCGKPIATTITEVDPDDPEWVEKVAEITGAVSGDTYVKLDHGILTVNQIDMFLKAMPFELTYADDNNQFLYYNNAHQDPDTMFAKRVPPQSGSRMSTVHGSLPPARMKNVEWVIGTLRNGNQEYVRTIVPGSPAGVINTHNYQAMYYPDGSYAGINEIVFNFQPWLDWYLKETGQRLVGGSGPFAPAAGGHGDADATSGASDAGGEGADATSGASV from the coding sequence ATGAAATTTGTTGGAATTGTAGGATCAAACTACGAACAATCATATAACCGAAAATTATTGGAATTCATCCGCCGTCAGTTCAAAATTAAATTTGAATTGGAAGTCTTAGAAATCGATGAAGTCCCAATGTTTAACCAAGATGAAAAATGGGATGAAAGCTTCCAATTGCGTTATTTGTATAACAAAATCACACGTGCAGATGGTGTCATCATCGCAACCCCTGAGCACAATCATACTATCAGCGCTCCTTTGAAGAGTGTCTTAGAATGGCTCTCCTACGAGGTTCATCCTTTCGAAAGCAAGCCTGTCATGATTGTCGGTGCTTCTTACTACGACCAAGGAACATCTCGTGCTCAAGTTCACCTGCGTAAAATCCTAGATGCTCCTGGCGTCAATGCTTATACCCTTCCAGGCAATGAGTTCTTGCTGGGCAAAGCCAAGGAAGCTTTTGACAATGATGGTAATATCACCAACGAAGGAACTGTGAATTTCCTTGAAACATGCTTAGATAACTTTATCAAATATGTAGAGGTCGTTTCAAAATTGAAAAAACCAAAACCAATTGAACCTGAAGACTTAGACTGCGGAAAGCCAATCGCTACGACAATTACAGAAGTTGATCCAGATGATCCAGAATGGGTGGAAAAAGTCGCTGAAATCACTGGCGCTGTTTCAGGCGATACTTATGTCAAACTTGACCATGGTATCTTGACCGTTAATCAAATTGATATGTTCTTGAAAGCTATGCCGTTTGAATTGACATACGCTGACGATAACAACCAATTCCTCTACTACAACAACGCCCACCAAGACCCAGACACCATGTTTGCCAAACGCGTGCCACCTCAATCAGGTAGCCGCATGTCAACCGTTCATGGTTCTCTCCCACCAGCTCGGATGAAAAATGTAGAGTGGGTTATCGGAACACTTCGCAACGGAAACCAAGAATACGTACGTACAATCGTCCCAGGTTCACCTGCAGGCGTTATCAATACCCACAACTACCAAGCTATGTACTATCCTGACGGATCATACGCAGGTATCAATGAAATCGTCTTTAATTTCCAACCATGGCTCGACTGGTACTTAAAAGAAACTGGTCAACGTTTGGTTGGAGGCAGCGGACCATTCGCTCCTGCTGCTGGAGGCCATGGAGACGCAGATGCTACTTCTGGTGCTTCTGATGCTGGAGGCGAAGGAGCTGACGCGACATCAGGTGCTAGCGTTTAA
- a CDS encoding redoxin domain-containing protein translates to MKKIVTLLATVSAVAFLAACSEQEDKPMTMPTTSSSSSETTQTSTVAQAAVGQEAPDFTLQSMDGKTVKLSDYKGKKVYLKFWASWCGPCKKSMPELVELAGKTDRDFEILTVVAPGLQGEKSVEEFPKWYQEQGYKDVPVLFDTSGEIFQAYQIRSIPTEILIDGQGKIGKIQFGAISNADAEAAFKEMK, encoded by the coding sequence ATGAAAAAAATCGTTACATTATTAGCAACTGTGTCAGCTGTAGCCTTTTTGGCAGCCTGCTCGGAGCAGGAGGATAAGCCTATGACTATGCCCACAACCAGCAGCTCGTCTAGTGAAACCACTCAGACAAGTACAGTCGCCCAAGCAGCTGTCGGTCAAGAGGCGCCAGACTTTACTCTGCAGTCTATGGATGGAAAAACAGTCAAACTTTCTGACTATAAAGGCAAGAAAGTTTATCTAAAATTCTGGGCTTCTTGGTGTGGACCTTGTAAGAAGAGTATGCCAGAATTGGTCGAATTGGCTGGTAAAACAGATCGTGATTTTGAAATCTTGACAGTTGTAGCACCAGGTCTCCAAGGAGAGAAGTCAGTCGAGGAATTTCCAAAATGGTATCAAGAACAAGGTTATAAAGATGTACCAGTTCTATTTGATACTTCAGGAGAAATTTTCCAAGCCTATCAGATCCGCAGTATCCCGACTGAAATCCTTATTGACGGTCAAGGGAAAATCGGTAAAATCCAGTTTGGGGCTATCAGTAATGCTGATGCAGAAGCAGCTTTCAAAGAAATGAAATAA